From the Streptomyces syringium genome, one window contains:
- a CDS encoding alpha/beta hydrolase produces MRIAAGPLDWSLVSGWIPLILLVVGLCALGALLYSRQRRWWIRWGPVAVVLAVLLTWLLQVAVDDWLQVFPDPLPTDVVLWAGVAVLGITLAAFRLPLLRPRLWLPALLAGFLVVLLGASQINRHFDQYPTARTALNTWLQKTTSLADATGREEPALRVPEGKAVSEVWRPPKGLPEKGTLSKSSIPGTTSGFDARSAYVFLPPAYRSTPRPLLPVIVLMAGQPGSPDDWINSGRLVDMMNAFAAAHRGLAPVVVVVDPLGKQFANTLCVDSKLGNVQSYLAADVPAWIRSHLQVATDRTSWIVSGISFGGTCSLQLGVNAPDVYGVVNDISGQDAPTLGSTKKTVDTAFGGDPAAFAAVNPLDVMARNRFPDTKAAFIAGSDDKTYGPQQRKVYEAAVKAGMRAEWVELPGGHSWQVWRPGLERQLPWLSRETGLIR; encoded by the coding sequence ATGCGGATCGCGGCAGGCCCGCTGGACTGGTCACTGGTGAGCGGATGGATTCCGCTCATCCTTCTGGTCGTGGGGCTGTGCGCGCTGGGGGCCCTGCTCTACTCCCGGCAGCGGCGGTGGTGGATCCGCTGGGGACCGGTCGCCGTCGTGCTCGCCGTGCTCCTCACCTGGCTGCTGCAAGTGGCCGTGGACGACTGGCTCCAGGTCTTCCCCGACCCGCTGCCGACCGATGTGGTGCTGTGGGCCGGAGTGGCCGTCCTCGGCATCACTCTCGCGGCCTTCCGCCTCCCGCTGCTCCGGCCCCGCCTGTGGCTGCCGGCCCTGCTCGCCGGGTTCCTCGTCGTCCTGCTGGGGGCCTCGCAGATCAACCGGCACTTCGACCAGTACCCGACGGCGCGCACCGCCCTGAACACCTGGCTGCAGAAGACCACCAGCCTGGCCGACGCGACCGGGCGCGAGGAGCCCGCCCTGCGGGTCCCGGAGGGCAAGGCGGTCTCGGAAGTGTGGCGGCCACCCAAAGGACTGCCCGAGAAGGGCACGCTCTCCAAGTCGTCCATCCCCGGCACCACCTCCGGCTTCGACGCCCGGAGCGCGTATGTCTTCCTGCCTCCCGCCTACCGCTCCACCCCCCGCCCCCTGCTGCCGGTCATCGTGCTCATGGCCGGCCAGCCGGGGTCCCCGGACGACTGGATCAACTCCGGCCGGCTGGTGGACATGATGAACGCCTTCGCCGCCGCGCACCGGGGTCTCGCCCCGGTGGTCGTCGTCGTGGACCCGCTCGGCAAGCAGTTCGCCAACACCCTCTGCGTGGACTCCAAACTCGGCAACGTCCAGTCCTACCTCGCGGCGGACGTCCCCGCCTGGATCCGGAGCCACCTCCAGGTCGCGACGGACCGCACCTCCTGGATCGTCTCCGGCATCTCCTTCGGCGGCACCTGCTCCCTCCAGCTCGGCGTCAACGCCCCCGACGTCTACGGCGTCGTCAACGACATCTCCGGCCAGGACGCCCCCACCCTCGGCAGCACCAAGAAGACCGTCGACACGGCGTTCGGCGGCGACCCGGCCGCCTTCGCCGCCGTCAACCCGCTCGACGTGATGGCACGCAACCGGTTCCCCGACACCAAGGCCGCGTTCATCGCCGGCAGCGACGACAAGACCTACGGTCCGCAACAGCGCAAGGTCTACGAGGCCGCCGTCAAAGCCGGCATGCGGGCCGAGTGGGTGGAGCTCCCCGGGGGCCACAGCTGGCAGGTCTGGCGGCCCGGACTGGAGCGCCAACTACCCTGGCTGTCCCGGGAGACAGGACTGATCCGATGA
- a CDS encoding DUF6895 family protein gives MVSSVTATAHQVASKALAWLHAHHERGALPPGAASPDLAHPDSQYKPLGEHALAGSLVLREAVSGTAEQRMARELVDFAWGQFRGGDLLYERTLRHTLITDALELYGPFVRVGHRHGAFEQLLRHTTALASLRAAEMPPNRRLAVANAARLVGVDDGADWSALIRRTWLGGCPEPWAIDWMTAYHVTHAVFHITDWGARPGDLPPDIGRYLANWLPVWADVWAEAEQWDLFCELLIVGACLEEPWCDPGAWAALAAVQHGDGLVPRDGEPVDDDPGQRFLDHQHPVIVAAVAGCLTVSRTLDGTRARTA, from the coding sequence GTGGTGTCCAGCGTCACCGCCACCGCCCACCAGGTCGCCTCCAAGGCGCTGGCCTGGCTCCACGCCCATCACGAGCGCGGGGCGCTGCCGCCGGGCGCCGCCTCGCCGGACCTCGCCCACCCGGACAGCCAGTACAAGCCGCTGGGCGAGCACGCCCTCGCCGGCTCGCTCGTGTTGCGGGAGGCGGTCAGCGGCACGGCCGAGCAGCGCATGGCCCGCGAACTGGTGGACTTCGCCTGGGGCCAGTTCCGCGGCGGGGACCTGCTGTACGAGCGGACCCTGCGGCACACGCTGATCACCGACGCCCTGGAGCTCTACGGCCCCTTCGTGCGGGTCGGGCATCGGCACGGCGCCTTCGAGCAGTTGCTGCGTCACACCACCGCTCTGGCCTCCCTGCGCGCCGCCGAGATGCCGCCCAACCGACGGCTCGCGGTGGCCAACGCCGCCCGGCTGGTGGGCGTGGACGACGGGGCGGACTGGTCCGCGCTGATCCGGCGCACCTGGCTCGGCGGCTGCCCGGAGCCATGGGCCATCGACTGGATGACTGCCTACCACGTCACGCACGCCGTCTTCCACATCACCGACTGGGGCGCCCGGCCCGGCGATCTCCCGCCGGACATCGGCCGCTACTTGGCCAACTGGCTGCCGGTGTGGGCGGACGTCTGGGCGGAGGCGGAGCAGTGGGATCTGTTCTGCGAACTCCTGATCGTCGGCGCCTGCCTGGAGGAGCCGTGGTGCGATCCGGGTGCGTGGGCGGCGCTGGCCGCCGTGCAGCACGGTGACGGACTGGTGCCACGGGACGGGGAGCCGGTGGACGACGATCCCGGTCAGCGGTTCCTCGACCACCAGCACCCGGTGATCGTCGCCGCCGTGGCCGGGTGTCTGACCGTCTCGCGGACACTCGACGGCACACGGGCGCGTACGGCATGA
- a CDS encoding SDR family NAD(P)-dependent oxidoreductase, protein MSASASALVAVTGAEGFIGSHLVEELVTTGHRVRAMVQYNSFSSFGWLETLPDEVMSHVEVVLGDVRDPGSVNGLVTGAEAVYHLAALIAIPYSYRAPHSYVETNVTGTLNVLEAVRHLGIPRLVHTSTSETYGTARTVPINEDHPINTQSPYAASKAGGDRLADSYHASFDLPVVTLRPFNTFGPRQSMRAVIPTVIAQVAAGERAITLGDLRPTRDFTYVKDTVAAFLAVGAAPAADVVGRTFNAGTGEEISIGDLVLLIGKLMDSDLAVTEDPARIRPAASEVMRLVCDATRLRAATGWAPAHTLEAGLVRAIDFFRDPANLSRYKVGIYNV, encoded by the coding sequence ATGTCCGCATCCGCATCCGCATTGGTCGCCGTCACCGGCGCCGAGGGATTCATCGGCTCGCACCTGGTGGAGGAACTCGTCACCACCGGGCACCGGGTACGCGCCATGGTGCAGTACAACTCCTTCTCCTCCTTCGGCTGGCTGGAGACGCTTCCCGACGAGGTGATGTCCCACGTCGAGGTGGTCCTCGGCGACGTACGCGACCCCGGATCGGTGAACGGGCTGGTGACGGGCGCGGAGGCCGTCTACCACCTGGCCGCGCTGATCGCGATCCCGTACTCCTACCGCGCCCCGCACAGCTATGTGGAGACCAACGTCACCGGCACCCTCAACGTGCTGGAGGCCGTCCGCCACCTGGGCATCCCCCGTCTGGTGCACACCTCCACCAGCGAGACGTACGGCACCGCGCGGACCGTGCCGATCAACGAGGACCACCCCATCAACACCCAGTCCCCGTACGCCGCCTCGAAGGCCGGCGGCGACCGCCTCGCCGACAGCTACCACGCGAGCTTCGACCTGCCGGTGGTCACCCTGCGGCCGTTCAACACCTTCGGCCCCCGCCAGTCCATGCGTGCCGTCATCCCGACCGTCATCGCCCAGGTGGCCGCCGGGGAGCGGGCCATCACCCTCGGCGATCTGCGCCCCACCCGGGACTTCACGTATGTGAAGGACACCGTGGCCGCCTTCCTCGCCGTCGGCGCCGCCCCCGCCGCCGACGTCGTCGGCCGCACCTTCAACGCCGGCACCGGGGAGGAGATCTCGATCGGCGACCTGGTGCTGCTGATCGGCAAGCTGATGGACTCCGACCTGGCCGTCACCGAGGACCCCGCGCGCATCAGGCCCGCGGCCTCGGAGGTGATGCGGCTGGTCTGCGACGCGACCCGGCTGCGCGCCGCCACCGGCTGGGCCCCCGCCCACACCCTCGAAGCGGGGCTCGTCCGGGCCATCGACTTCTTCCGCGACCCGGCGAACCTCAGCCGGTACAAGGTCGGCATCTACAACGTCTGA
- a CDS encoding alpha/beta hydrolase — protein MALERQQGAARRDGRPTFVLVHGAHSSSYAWSPVLRRLALLGHRALAVDLPGHGMDACFPLSYQAPQDPEAFAAQPSPLAGVTLEDNVTHVVEAVRRVAEYGPVILVGTSGGGATISGVGNTVPDLIGRIVYVSAWCCVQLPSVADYLADLGIRDVASSLVNWRSADPRFLLTTKEALAADATDEQFRACLNILEPADSAGVLTADARVRADTWGRIPRAYVRFSLDRAVPLAMQDRMIAEADALTPGNPFQVHTVDTSHLGVQLRPGEIAEILGTLA, from the coding sequence ATGGCGCTGGAGCGTCAACAAGGTGCAGCGCGCCGGGACGGCCGGCCGACCTTCGTGCTCGTACACGGCGCGCACAGCAGTTCCTACGCCTGGTCGCCCGTTCTCCGGCGACTCGCGCTGCTCGGGCACCGGGCGCTCGCCGTCGACCTGCCGGGCCATGGCATGGACGCCTGTTTCCCGCTCTCCTACCAGGCACCGCAGGATCCGGAGGCCTTCGCGGCGCAGCCCTCGCCGCTGGCCGGGGTGACCTTGGAGGACAACGTCACCCACGTCGTGGAGGCGGTGCGCCGGGTCGCGGAGTACGGGCCGGTGATCCTGGTGGGAACCAGTGGTGGCGGGGCGACCATCAGCGGCGTGGGAAACACGGTGCCCGACCTGATCGGCCGGATCGTGTACGTCTCCGCATGGTGCTGCGTCCAACTGCCCAGCGTGGCCGACTACCTGGCGGACCTTGGGATCAGGGACGTCGCCTCGTCCCTGGTCAACTGGCGCTCGGCCGACCCGCGGTTCCTCCTCACGACCAAGGAGGCGCTGGCGGCCGACGCGACCGACGAGCAGTTCCGTGCCTGCCTGAACATCCTCGAACCCGCCGACTCCGCGGGCGTCCTCACCGCCGACGCCCGTGTCCGGGCCGACACGTGGGGCCGGATCCCCCGCGCCTATGTCCGCTTCTCCCTGGACCGGGCCGTCCCGCTCGCCATGCAGGACCGGATGATCGCCGAGGCCGACGCGCTGACACCCGGGAACCCCTTCCAGGTCCACACGGTCGACACCAGCCACCTCGGCGTGCAACTCCGGCCCGGCGAGATAGCCGAAATCCTCGGCACGCTCGCGTGA
- a CDS encoding spherulation-specific family 4 protein: protein MTGRTRRRLLVPLYVHPAVNPQAWTSLTDAAAGLYAVVLNVADGPGHRPDPDFLTAAGRLRGAGVPLLGYTDTGYGHRPPREIISDIRKYRRWYDVDGIFFDQAAARAALLPRYRRLVVLARALGARTAVLNPGTHPDPGYALIADLLVTFEGSWETYRRATVPNWTADHPPERFCHLVHGVPPDHAEQVARTADGRGAAVHCAVPGEGANPWQTVPLTGVGTGLAGDAR, encoded by the coding sequence GTGACCGGCCGGACGCGGCGACGGCTGCTCGTCCCGCTGTACGTCCACCCCGCGGTGAACCCGCAGGCGTGGACGTCGCTGACGGACGCCGCCGCCGGACTGTACGCCGTGGTGCTCAACGTGGCGGACGGCCCCGGCCACCGCCCCGACCCGGACTTCCTGACGGCCGCCGGCCGGCTCCGGGGCGCGGGCGTCCCGCTGCTCGGCTACACCGACACCGGCTACGGCCACCGGCCACCGCGCGAGATCATCTCCGACATCCGTAAATACCGCAGGTGGTACGACGTGGACGGAATCTTCTTCGACCAGGCGGCGGCCCGAGCCGCGCTGCTGCCCCGCTACCGCAGGCTCGTCGTCCTCGCCAGGGCGCTGGGCGCCCGGACGGCCGTACTCAACCCCGGCACCCACCCCGACCCCGGCTACGCCCTGATCGCCGACCTCCTGGTCACCTTCGAGGGCAGCTGGGAGACCTACCGGCGGGCGACGGTGCCGAACTGGACGGCCGATCACCCGCCCGAGCGGTTCTGCCACCTCGTCCACGGGGTCCCGCCCGACCACGCGGAGCAGGTGGCACGGACCGCCGACGGGCGGGGCGCCGCGGTGCACTGCGCGGTGCCGGGGGAGGGGGCCAACCCCTGGCAGACCGTGCCGCTGACGGGCGTCGGCACCGGGCTCGCGGGGGACGCCCGGTGA
- the pelF gene encoding GT4 family glycosyltransferase PelF, with protein sequence MHGPFAEPALDTPSVTLLTEGTYPHSHGGVSVWCDQLVQGMPDIDFRVIAVTGTGREPLAWELPGHVRSVDTLPLWGPPPAGRAPRGRALRRFLTAYERFLLALLDPAQEHHFPRAFYRLAEYAAAGTLPAALRGEAAARALVGVWNRPELATAAARPTLHDALTATDLLEHALRPLAAKAPAEGVTHAVSGGLAAVPGLLAHHRHGTPFLLTEHGIYLRERYLGFRAEPYRWPVKALMLGLFRLLAEESYRRAALVTPGNRYNRRWEEHGGTPPDRIRTVYNGVDPAAFPPAGPEPETPTLSWAGRVDPIKGLETLIRAFALVRAEIPAVRLRLFGGTPRGGEGYRTACESLAAELGVADGVTFEGRVEDIRDAYAAGNVVMLSSISEGFPFTLIEAMSCGRATVSTDVGGVCEAVGDSGLVVPPRDPGSMAKAALRLLKDPGLRARMGESARLRVIEQFTLRQTIDSFRDIYHDLARSRQPESGRIFRPEPVPVMALAAGGAG encoded by the coding sequence ATGCACGGACCGTTCGCCGAACCGGCGTTGGACACCCCCTCGGTGACGCTGCTCACCGAGGGGACCTACCCGCACAGCCACGGCGGGGTGAGCGTGTGGTGCGACCAGCTGGTCCAGGGCATGCCCGACATCGACTTCCGGGTCATCGCCGTGACCGGCACCGGCCGGGAGCCGCTCGCCTGGGAGCTGCCCGGCCACGTCCGCAGCGTGGACACCCTCCCGCTGTGGGGGCCGCCCCCGGCCGGCCGCGCCCCGCGCGGCCGGGCGCTGCGCCGCTTCCTCACCGCCTACGAACGGTTCCTGCTCGCCCTCCTCGACCCCGCCCAGGAACACCACTTCCCGCGCGCCTTCTACCGGCTCGCCGAGTACGCCGCGGCGGGCACCCTGCCGGCGGCCCTGCGCGGCGAAGCCGCCGCACGGGCCCTGGTCGGGGTGTGGAACCGCCCGGAGCTGGCCACCGCCGCCGCCCGCCCCACCCTGCACGACGCGCTGACCGCCACCGACCTGCTGGAACACGCGCTGCGCCCGCTCGCCGCGAAGGCGCCGGCCGAGGGTGTCACCCACGCGGTGAGCGGCGGCCTCGCGGCGGTCCCCGGGCTGCTCGCCCACCACCGCCACGGCACGCCGTTCCTCCTCACCGAGCACGGCATCTATCTGCGCGAGCGCTATCTCGGCTTCCGTGCCGAGCCCTACCGCTGGCCGGTCAAGGCCCTGATGCTGGGGCTGTTCCGGCTGCTGGCCGAGGAGAGCTACCGGCGCGCCGCCCTGGTCACCCCGGGCAACCGCTACAACCGGCGGTGGGAGGAACACGGCGGCACCCCGCCCGACCGCATCCGCACCGTCTACAACGGCGTCGACCCCGCGGCGTTCCCGCCCGCCGGCCCGGAGCCGGAGACCCCCACCCTGAGCTGGGCCGGGCGCGTCGACCCCATCAAGGGCCTGGAGACCCTGATCCGCGCCTTCGCGCTCGTACGGGCGGAGATCCCGGCCGTACGCCTGCGGCTCTTCGGCGGTACCCCGCGCGGCGGAGAGGGCTACCGCACCGCCTGCGAGAGCCTCGCGGCCGAGCTGGGCGTCGCCGACGGCGTCACCTTCGAGGGCCGGGTGGAGGACATCCGCGACGCCTACGCCGCGGGCAACGTGGTGATGCTCTCCAGCATCAGCGAGGGCTTCCCCTTCACCCTGATCGAAGCCATGTCCTGCGGGCGCGCCACCGTCTCCACGGATGTGGGGGGCGTCTGCGAGGCGGTGGGCGACAGCGGGCTGGTCGTGCCGCCGCGCGACCCCGGGAGCATGGCGAAGGCCGCGCTGCGGCTGCTGAAGGACCCCGGACTGCGGGCGAGGATGGGCGAGTCGGCCCGGCTGCGGGTGATCGAGCAGTTCACCCTCCGCCAGACCATCGACTCCTTCCGCGACATCTACCACGACCTGGCCCGCAGCAGGCAGCCGGAGTCCGGGCGGATCTTCCGGCCGGAGCCCGTGCCCGTCATGGCCCTGGCGGCGGGTGGTGCGGGATGA
- a CDS encoding nucleotidyltransferase family protein has protein sequence MHVVILAGGKGVRLRPYTTALPKPLVPIGEEHAILEIVMRQLADAGFTSCTLAIGHLGHIIRAYVGDGSQWGIKVDYTTEESPLGTMGPLLTMLDRLPENFLAMNGDILTDLDFGAMYRTHVAAEAPLTIATYARKVNIDFGVLTTDCGRVVGFAEKPSMDYRVSMGVYGVSRDALSRYTPGLPLGFDELVLDMLAADTPPHAYEFDGYWLDIGRPDDYDRANREFSLHRDMLIKGA, from the coding sequence ATGCATGTCGTCATACTGGCCGGAGGCAAAGGCGTCCGGCTGCGTCCGTACACCACCGCGCTGCCCAAGCCCCTGGTGCCCATCGGCGAGGAACACGCGATCCTCGAGATCGTGATGCGCCAGCTGGCCGACGCGGGCTTCACCAGCTGCACCCTGGCCATCGGCCACCTCGGGCACATCATCCGCGCCTACGTCGGCGACGGCTCCCAATGGGGCATCAAGGTCGACTACACGACCGAGGAGAGCCCACTGGGCACCATGGGCCCCCTGCTCACCATGCTCGACCGGCTGCCCGAGAACTTCCTGGCGATGAACGGCGACATCCTCACCGACCTCGACTTCGGCGCGATGTACCGCACCCATGTGGCCGCCGAGGCGCCGCTGACCATCGCCACCTACGCCCGGAAAGTGAACATCGACTTCGGGGTGCTGACCACCGACTGCGGGCGCGTCGTCGGTTTCGCCGAGAAGCCCAGCATGGACTACCGGGTCTCGATGGGCGTGTACGGCGTGTCCCGCGATGCCCTGTCCCGCTACACCCCCGGTCTGCCGCTCGGTTTCGACGAGCTCGTCCTGGACATGCTGGCCGCGGACACCCCGCCGCACGCGTACGAGTTCGACGGCTACTGGCTCGACATCGGCCGGCCCGACGACTACGACCGGGCCAACCGGGAGTTCTCCCTGCACCGCGACATGCTGATCAAGGGAGCGTGA
- a CDS encoding 2OG-Fe(II) oxygenase, translated as MPVNPARSGRRSALDLPRTPTGFDQVFHAIRARKPQRIAHLPAEPRWHADYVAREVTGPRMTLQEFGYRREELHHAHGRVDDTAAVGPVQILTPEGLDRLAEVCDKLEGAAGSSRFIATRRLRSADLVSSFINNMIRDRTFLLTCSRLAGVPLIPHPLRIPTAQINYFEGRGRPEIVRWHRDGMDYVFTIQLSGYDDYEGGRFTYFQGRTDEFTGVPEGDPRIREAPCGERGATLFLHGSRIFHAVTPVTEGRRVTLVISLFCPYFARQDSNTFWHLAGDDGIPATIPGWLRLKWPVRDPAMDYSLRAGSPAITWEDVLQGA; from the coding sequence ATGCCCGTGAACCCCGCGAGAAGCGGCAGAAGAAGCGCGCTCGACCTGCCGAGGACGCCGACCGGATTCGACCAGGTCTTTCACGCGATACGGGCCCGTAAGCCACAACGGATCGCCCATCTGCCCGCCGAACCGCGCTGGCACGCCGATTACGTGGCACGGGAGGTCACGGGGCCGCGCATGACCCTCCAGGAATTCGGCTACCGCCGGGAGGAACTCCACCACGCGCACGGCAGGGTCGACGACACCGCCGCCGTCGGCCCCGTGCAGATCCTCACTCCGGAGGGCCTCGACCGGCTGGCCGAGGTGTGCGACAAGCTGGAAGGCGCGGCGGGCAGCAGCCGTTTCATCGCGACGCGGCGGCTGCGCAGTGCCGATCTCGTGTCGTCCTTCATCAACAACATGATTCGCGACCGGACTTTCCTGCTCACCTGCTCCCGGCTGGCGGGAGTTCCCTTGATCCCGCATCCGCTGCGCATTCCCACCGCGCAGATCAATTACTTCGAGGGCCGGGGCCGGCCGGAGATCGTGCGCTGGCACCGCGACGGCATGGACTACGTCTTCACCATCCAGCTCAGTGGTTACGACGATTACGAGGGCGGGCGCTTCACCTATTTCCAGGGGCGCACGGATGAATTCACGGGGGTGCCCGAGGGCGACCCACGGATCCGGGAGGCGCCGTGCGGGGAGCGCGGGGCGACGCTGTTCCTGCACGGCAGCCGGATCTTCCACGCGGTCACCCCGGTGACCGAGGGCCGCCGGGTGACTTTGGTGATCTCTTTGTTCTGCCCGTACTTCGCCCGGCAGGACTCGAATACGTTCTGGCACCTGGCGGGCGACGACGGCATCCCCGCCACGATCCCCGGCTGGCTGCGCCTCAAGTGGCCGGTCCGCGACCCGGCCATGGACTACAGCCTGCGGGCGGGCAGCCCGGCCATCACCTGGGAGGACGTCCTGCAGGGCGCCTGA
- a CDS encoding endo alpha-1,4 polygalactosaminidase codes for MTGRRVGAGLLALALLGLAGCSTADGGPGTEESGTPSSAAPGRTGTPDPDGEKDDPQGPSGPADRSEPSESADSHGSRGPGTNRPASRRWRPRPGTRWQWQLDGRVDMSVDVPVYDIDGFENSAETVAGLHARGRKVICYINAGAWEKFRPDQADFPRELLGENNGWAGERWLDIRRLDVLRPLMAARIEMCRKKGFDAVEPDLTEGYRNTTGFPLTAAHQLDFNRMLAKLAHDRGLAVGLKNDLDQIPELVGDFDFAVNEECAQFGECDRLAPFVRRDKAVFHVEYSLAPDAFCRDAKRLGLSSMRKRLDLDSWRKPC; via the coding sequence GTGACCGGGCGGCGCGTCGGGGCCGGGCTGCTCGCCCTCGCCCTGCTCGGCCTCGCCGGCTGCTCCACCGCCGACGGCGGGCCCGGCACCGAGGAATCGGGGACGCCTTCCTCCGCCGCCCCCGGGAGAACCGGCACCCCGGACCCCGACGGGGAGAAGGACGACCCCCAAGGCCCCTCAGGTCCCGCGGATCGCTCAGAGCCCTCGGAATCCGCCGATTCCCACGGCTCCCGCGGCCCCGGCACCAACCGCCCCGCCTCCCGGCGCTGGCGGCCCCGCCCCGGGACCCGCTGGCAATGGCAGCTCGACGGGCGGGTCGACATGAGCGTGGACGTTCCCGTCTACGACATCGACGGCTTCGAGAACTCCGCGGAGACCGTCGCGGGACTGCACGCCCGCGGCCGCAAGGTGATCTGCTACATCAACGCGGGCGCCTGGGAGAAATTCCGGCCGGACCAGGCGGACTTCCCCAGGGAACTGCTCGGCGAGAACAACGGCTGGGCGGGCGAGCGGTGGCTCGACATCCGTCGCCTCGACGTCCTCCGTCCGCTGATGGCCGCCCGTATCGAGATGTGCCGGAAGAAGGGCTTCGACGCCGTCGAACCGGACCTGACCGAGGGATACCGCAACACCACCGGATTTCCGCTCACCGCCGCCCACCAACTGGACTTCAACCGCATGCTCGCGAAACTGGCCCACGACCGGGGGCTCGCCGTGGGCCTGAAGAACGACCTGGACCAAATCCCGGAACTCGTGGGGGACTTCGACTTCGCGGTGAACGAGGAGTGCGCGCAGTTCGGCGAATGCGACCGGCTGGCACCGTTCGTGCGGCGGGACAAGGCGGTCTTCCACGTGGAGTACTCCTTGGCGCCAGACGCGTTCTGCCGTGACGCCAAGCGGCTCGGGCTCAGCTCCATGCGCAAGCGCCTCGACCTGGATTCCTGGCGGAAACCCTGCTGA
- a CDS encoding L,D-transpeptidase family protein, translating into MGSRARNLTGSVAARRTAVLLGVVGLTAPLTVAMGGTAQAATACTTKAGPHQKDAEKFLGRPVDGRQSPADCRAIQAFQNKHGIRPNIGYAGPVTWRAMQDEITRRNPNAAGKCPVNKGRIACVDLTRQISWIQDGKTLKFGPVPVRTGRDGYETRTGAKKIYWRAIDHWSSIYKVRMPYSQFFDGGQAFHAISGSVWSPPGSHGCVNMRTADAKKYWSMLRNGDDVQVYGRKPGT; encoded by the coding sequence ATGGGAAGCAGAGCGAGAAACTTGACGGGATCGGTCGCGGCACGCCGGACGGCCGTGCTGCTCGGGGTCGTCGGACTCACGGCGCCACTGACGGTGGCGATGGGCGGGACCGCGCAGGCGGCCACCGCGTGTACGACCAAGGCGGGACCGCACCAGAAGGACGCGGAGAAGTTCCTGGGCCGGCCGGTCGACGGGCGGCAGTCGCCGGCCGACTGCCGGGCGATCCAGGCCTTCCAGAACAAGCACGGCATCCGCCCCAACATCGGCTACGCGGGCCCGGTCACCTGGCGGGCGATGCAGGATGAGATCACCAGGCGCAATCCGAACGCCGCCGGGAAGTGCCCGGTAAACAAGGGCCGCATAGCCTGCGTGGACCTTACGCGCCAGATCAGCTGGATCCAGGACGGCAAGACCCTCAAGTTCGGCCCGGTGCCGGTGCGCACGGGCCGGGACGGGTACGAGACGCGCACCGGCGCGAAGAAGATCTACTGGCGGGCGATCGACCACTGGTCGAGCATCTACAAGGTCCGCATGCCCTACAGCCAGTTCTTCGACGGCGGACAGGCCTTCCACGCCATCAGCGGCAGTGTCTGGTCGCCGCCCGGGTCGCACGGCTGCGTCAACATGCGTACGGCGGACGCGAAGAAGTACTGGTCCATGCTCCGCAACGGCGACGACGTCCAGGTGTACGGCCGCAAGCCCGGCACGTGA
- a CDS encoding NAD-dependent epimerase/dehydratase family protein has translation MRILVLGATGFLGRHAVGQLRALPGARVLDGGRAPGADLPVDLATADPAHLAAALRAAAPDAVVNCAGAVDGSAVNLAAVNARGPAVLCEALREAAPAARLVHLGSAAEYGPTDGNRPVTETTPARPVGLYGATKLAGTLAVTASGLDAVVLRLFNLVGPGSPASSLPGRLAAELHRAGPDGNVRTGDLSAYRDYVDARDVAHAVTLAVTAPAPLPPLLNIAGGRARRVREIADGLVRAAGFRGRIEEDGGGSTRSAAVSWQQADITAAAHALRWAPRHALADSLADLWAETRTRSESLR, from the coding sequence ATGCGCATCCTCGTTCTGGGCGCCACCGGCTTCCTGGGCCGGCACGCCGTCGGGCAACTGCGCGCCCTCCCGGGCGCGCGGGTGCTCGACGGCGGCCGGGCCCCCGGCGCCGATCTCCCCGTCGACCTGGCCACCGCGGACCCGGCCCACCTGGCGGCCGCGCTGCGCGCGGCGGCCCCCGACGCCGTCGTCAACTGCGCGGGCGCCGTCGACGGCAGCGCGGTGAACCTCGCCGCCGTCAACGCCCGCGGGCCGGCCGTGCTGTGCGAAGCACTGCGCGAGGCCGCCCCGGCGGCCCGTCTGGTCCACCTCGGCTCCGCCGCCGAGTACGGGCCCACGGACGGAAACCGGCCCGTCACCGAAACCACCCCGGCCCGGCCCGTCGGCCTCTACGGCGCCACCAAACTCGCCGGCACCCTCGCGGTGACCGCCTCCGGCCTCGACGCCGTCGTCCTGCGGCTCTTCAACCTCGTCGGCCCCGGTTCCCCCGCCTCCTCACTGCCCGGCCGGCTCGCCGCCGAACTGCACCGGGCGGGCCCCGACGGCAACGTGCGCACCGGGGACCTCTCCGCCTACCGCGACTACGTCGACGCGCGGGACGTGGCACACGCCGTCACCCTCGCCGTCACCGCGCCCGCGCCGCTGCCCCCTCTCCTCAACATCGCCGGCGGCCGGGCCCGCCGGGTCCGGGAGATCGCCGACGGGCTCGTACGGGCCGCGGGCTTCCGCGGCCGCATCGAGGAGGACGGCGGCGGCTCCACGCGCTCCGCCGCCGTCTCCTGGCAACAGGCGGACATCACCGCCGCCGCGCACGCCCTGCGCTGGGCCCCCCGGCACGCCCTCGCCGACTCCCTCGCCGATCTGTGGGCCGAGACCCGCACCCGGTCGGAGTCCCTCCGGTGA